Proteins from a genomic interval of Erwinia sp. SLM-02:
- a CDS encoding NlpC/P60 family protein — protein MTQLNGLVSLTGSDFARAMIGVPWANRACSMQACDCWGLVVMYYRHVVGVEIHHSPGYEADSDFQTCFADEVVFWQPVPVPQEGGIFIGYDGNQQAHVGLIIDGRALHSRGENGAVRSDRLSAVEKVFTKLEYMIYAGN, from the coding sequence ATGACCCAGCTGAATGGCCTGGTCTCGTTAACGGGTAGTGACTTCGCCCGGGCGATGATCGGCGTGCCTTGGGCGAACCGGGCGTGCTCGATGCAGGCCTGTGACTGCTGGGGGCTGGTGGTGATGTATTACCGCCACGTGGTCGGCGTAGAGATCCACCACTCACCGGGCTACGAAGCGGACAGCGACTTCCAGACCTGTTTCGCAGATGAAGTGGTGTTCTGGCAACCGGTACCGGTGCCGCAGGAGGGCGGCATATTCATCGGCTACGACGGCAACCAGCAGGCGCACGTAGGCTTAATCATCGATGGCAGGGCGCTGCACAGCCGCGGCGAAAATGGTGCGGTGCGAAGCGATCGCCTCTCAGCGGTCGAGAAGGTTTTCACGAAACTGGAGTACATGATTTATGCCGGTAATTGA
- a CDS encoding host specificity factor TipJ family phage tail protein has protein sequence MPVIELQRLPGTPKERIDVPAGTVLADWLLNADIHADVVVVVNGRELGLDDEVGVALVDGDRVQVFDQPKGVIGKVLSPVFKVISKIFSFLAPKSSFSVADNIAKESPNNKLTGQTNVARTYQARPDVYGQVRSYPDLIQESMFEFIDNVKYVTEWMNFGIGNYTVDSVRYSESNLGSLAGASYQVFQPGQVIPVIYEGFEFDDVDGQELPGPNESEDFPAYTATATTVISGELAGGEIAMKILKQDEFDYFYSLAFPHAVTFIINVTYNTASGSVTRDVTLNANLFNATLTDDGELVDPERYYTFYFNALSGGDAQDIPADATINTTKFVLNDNQPLVIGPFFAPLEGDQLWVHFQAQLANDNWANYTGTIWKIDDDNNQIPGTVQTFSGGLSNSSGGSDTLYRTDKITPAAGYGRYAVQIVRTNNSNDTSVLQLSEIHSVRIRTNEVHPDDTLVRVTIRATEQATGVRERKYNALITRYTISYNMATRQVDYTLRPSRSFADALAHEWLVIGKEAPGTIDLYGLYEIAASLPDARLGYFDYTFDDEDISLGSRAQSICDAARVIAFWEDGVLSFVRDERVLYPATTFNRSNMTSDEYKITYEMTMPGGYDGVEIEYVSPVTNKKTYIRYRITATGITEQAAESPLKIKLLGCRNEYQARDRALLEVNRLVYSRGKMTCTTLADGQYVSVGDVVQVPDTYDVNQQSGYIVKRTGNNFDTSEAVAFAGAMFVTVTDSLGRTSARYPATSRADTRFGFTAALPSIALNIWDGYEVQSPSRYVIATQEEMDATLWRVDEKKPNSDGTTAFTLSEYSDLIYP, from the coding sequence ATGCCGGTAATTGAACTGCAGCGCTTACCCGGCACACCGAAGGAGCGGATCGACGTTCCTGCCGGTACCGTGCTGGCCGACTGGCTGCTGAACGCCGACATTCACGCGGATGTAGTGGTCGTGGTGAATGGCCGCGAGCTGGGGCTGGATGACGAGGTAGGAGTTGCGCTGGTGGATGGCGATCGGGTGCAGGTTTTCGATCAGCCAAAGGGCGTGATCGGGAAAGTGCTTAGTCCAGTGTTCAAAGTCATCTCAAAAATCTTCTCCTTCCTCGCGCCAAAGTCGTCGTTTTCGGTCGCAGACAATATCGCGAAGGAAAGCCCGAACAATAAGCTGACCGGACAGACGAACGTGGCGCGCACTTACCAGGCCCGACCCGATGTGTACGGCCAGGTGCGTTCATACCCGGACCTGATTCAAGAGTCTATGTTCGAGTTTATCGACAACGTGAAATACGTCACTGAGTGGATGAATTTTGGGATCGGAAACTACACCGTGGACAGCGTGCGCTACTCCGAGTCGAACCTCGGTTCGCTGGCCGGCGCCAGCTACCAGGTGTTTCAGCCGGGGCAGGTGATACCGGTGATTTACGAGGGGTTCGAGTTCGATGACGTTGACGGTCAGGAGCTGCCTGGCCCGAATGAGAGCGAGGATTTTCCGGCTTACACAGCCACCGCTACAACCGTCATCTCCGGTGAGCTGGCAGGTGGTGAGATAGCGATGAAGATCCTCAAGCAGGACGAGTTCGATTACTTCTACAGCCTGGCATTCCCGCACGCCGTGACGTTCATCATCAACGTGACTTACAACACGGCCAGCGGCAGCGTGACGCGGGATGTGACGCTGAATGCCAACCTGTTTAACGCAACGCTGACTGATGACGGCGAGCTTGTGGATCCGGAGCGCTATTACACCTTCTATTTCAATGCGCTTAGCGGTGGAGATGCGCAGGATATCCCGGCTGATGCGACGATCAACACCACGAAATTTGTTCTAAACGACAACCAGCCACTGGTGATCGGGCCATTCTTCGCGCCGCTCGAGGGCGACCAGCTGTGGGTGCATTTTCAGGCCCAGTTGGCGAATGACAACTGGGCGAACTACACCGGCACAATCTGGAAAATTGACGATGACAATAACCAGATCCCCGGCACCGTTCAGACCTTCAGCGGCGGCCTGTCGAACAGCAGCGGCGGCAGCGACACGTTGTACCGGACAGACAAAATAACGCCGGCGGCAGGCTATGGCCGTTATGCGGTGCAGATTGTCCGCACGAACAACAGCAACGATACCAGCGTGCTGCAGCTGTCGGAGATCCACTCCGTCCGCATCCGCACGAATGAAGTACATCCGGACGATACGCTGGTGCGCGTCACCATACGCGCGACAGAGCAGGCCACCGGCGTTCGTGAGCGCAAATACAACGCGCTAATCACCCGGTATACCATCAGCTACAACATGGCCACGCGGCAGGTTGATTACACGCTTAGGCCGTCCCGCTCATTCGCCGACGCGCTGGCGCATGAATGGTTGGTGATCGGCAAAGAGGCACCCGGCACCATCGATCTGTACGGGCTGTATGAGATAGCTGCCAGCTTGCCGGATGCGCGGCTGGGTTACTTTGATTACACATTTGATGACGAGGATATATCTCTGGGCAGCAGGGCGCAGAGCATCTGCGATGCGGCCAGAGTCATCGCGTTCTGGGAAGATGGCGTGTTGTCGTTCGTGCGCGATGAGCGCGTGCTTTATCCGGCCACGACATTCAACCGATCGAACATGACCTCAGACGAGTACAAAATCACGTACGAAATGACCATGCCCGGCGGCTATGACGGCGTGGAAATTGAGTATGTCAGCCCGGTAACGAACAAGAAGACGTATATCCGCTACCGGATCACCGCAACCGGCATCACTGAACAGGCCGCTGAGTCGCCGCTGAAGATTAAGCTGCTCGGCTGCCGCAACGAGTATCAGGCGCGCGATCGGGCGCTGCTGGAGGTAAACAGGCTCGTTTACTCCCGCGGGAAAATGACCTGCACCACGCTGGCTGACGGGCAGTATGTTTCTGTCGGTGATGTTGTGCAGGTGCCGGACACCTACGACGTCAATCAGCAGTCCGGATACATCGTGAAGCGCACCGGCAATAACTTCGACACCAGCGAGGCGGTCGCCTTCGCCGGCGCGATGTTTGTCACGGTAACTGACAGCCTGGGAAGGACTTCAGCGCGCTACCCGGCAACGTCTCGGGCGGATACGCGTTTCGGCTTCACCGCTGCTCTGCCGTCCATCGCACTGAATATCTGGGACGGCTACGAGGTTCAGTCGCCGTCGCGCTATGTCATCGCCACACAGGAGGAAATGGACGCCACTCTCTGGCGTGTCGATGAGAAGAAGCCAAACAGCGACGGAACGACAGCGTTCACACTGTCCGAGTACAGCGACCTGATTTATCCCTGA